Proteins encoded within one genomic window of Catharus ustulatus isolate bCatUst1 chromosome 10, bCatUst1.pri.v2, whole genome shotgun sequence:
- the CPN2 gene encoding carboxypeptidase N subunit 2 — translation MEMLIVSCTVCCWSVLQGHGLLLPISSEGQLRPTGTACPWLRLASHPPQKTLSHLSKQHPCKSAVGLVTISVMPHLCRLVICVLLGLGSLLVGALSPFCPPTCQCYDTAKVFCSSERIREIPEGLPGSATHLFFVETALSSIRRGDLGPSTTLTKLVFINNNLQELEAGAFQGLPSLTELEVSGNPLPAVSLGMLAGLTSLNKLSLSANAIRTLQPGLFTASCRLEDLSLSGNRIEALPPGIFRPLRRLQALDLSQNVLAELPDGLLAPLVALRVLKLSDNLLAQVPPGAFRALGQLTELHLDGNRLEELPSGIFSGLGGLRRLQLQHNALGSLAPDIFTGLLNLTVLSLEGNNLATVPAILFTGTPGLLHLSLARNQLETLPQELFANLSVLETLVLSHNAMNHLPAEVFQELAGLTELQLSHNNLSSLPARLLAGLPLLTALVLDHNRLARLPPGLFDANGELVRVGLADNPWLCDCRLSYLLRWLQNFAEPFIHDQAFCASPTALQGRSLLEVSLGQLECPGAHGVPAEEGWDTDAPGQCTYTSPEGTVSLACNATSCQRLSLRLPPPGQQQGSGPAYEGAWVLRSRCGTLQVRVLVTAQSGNEATSPAVPTVP, via the exons ATGGAGATGCTGATTGTCTCCTGCACGGTCTGCTGCTGGAGTG TGCTCCAAGGACACGGGTTGTTGTTGCCGATAAGCAGTGAGGGGCAGCTCCGCCCCACAGGAACAGCCTGTCCCTGGCTTCGGCTGGCTTCCCATCCGCCCCAGAAAACACTGTCCCATCTCAGCAAGCAGCATCCCTGCAAATCTGCTGTGGGTTTGGTGACCATCTCTGTGATGCCACACTTG TGCAGGTTGGTGATCTGCGTGttgctggggctggggtccctGCTGGTGGGGGCACTGTCCCCATTCTGCCCCCCTACCTGCCAGTGCTATGACACCGCCAAAGTCTTCTGCTCAAGTGAAAGAATACGGGAGATCCCAGAGGGGCTGCCAGGAAGTGCCACCCACCTCTTCTTCGTGGAGACAGCCCTGAGTAGCATCCGCAGAGGGGACTTGGGTCCCAGCACCACCCTCACCAAGCTGGTCTTCATCAATAACAacctccaggagctggaggctggTGCCTTTCAGGGGCTGCCCAGCCTCACCGAGCTGGAGGTGTCAGGCAACCCCTTGCCAGCTGTCAGCCTTGGGATGCTGGCAGGGTTGACCAGCCTCAACAAGCTCTCCCTCAGTGCCAATGCCATCCGCACCCTGCAGCCGGGGCTCTTCACTGCCTCTTGCCGCCTAGAGGACCTGAGCTTGTCAGGGAACAGGATTGAGGCACTGCCCCCTGGCATCTTCCGCCCACTCCGGCGGCTCCAGGCTCTGGACCTCTCACAGAATGTTCTGGCTGAGCTGCCGGATGGACTGCTGGCCCCACTTGTCGCCCTTCGTGTCCTCAAGCTGAGTGACAAcctgctggcacaggtgccTCCTGGTGCTTTCAGGGCACTTGGCCAGCTAACTGAGCTCCACCTGGATGGCAACcggctggaggagctgccctCCGGCATCTTCTCCGGGCTGGGCGGGCTGCGgcggctgcagctgcagcacaatgccctgggcagcctggcccCTGACATCTTCACAGGTCTCCTCAACCTCACTGTCCTCAGCCTGGAGGGCAACAACCTGGCCACCGTGCCTGCCATCCTGTTCACTGGCACCCCTGGCCTCCTCCACCTCTCGCTAGCTCGCAACCAGCTGGAGACACTGCCCCAGGAGCTCTTCGCTAACCTGTCAGTGCTGGAAACCCTGGTGCTCTCACACAACGCCATGAATCACCTGCCCGCTGAGGTTTTCCAGGAGCTGGCGGGGCTGACAGAGCTACAGCTGAGCCACAACAACCTCTCCAGCCTGCCGGCgaggctgctggctgggctgcccCTCCTCACCGCCCTGGTGCTGGACCACAACCGCCTGGCCCGCCTGCCCCCGGGGCTCTTCGATGCCAACGGGGAGCTGGTGCGTGTGGGGCTGGCTGACAACCCCTGGCTCTGCGACTGCCGCCTCTCCTACCTCCTGCGCTGGCTCCAGAACTTTGCTGAGCCCTTCATCCACGACCAAGCCTTCTGTGCCAGTCCAACAGCTCTCCAGGGCCGGTCCCTGCTGGAGGTCTCTCTCGGGCAGCTGGAGTGCCCCGGAGCGCACGGTGTGCCCGCAGAGGAAGGCTGGGACACAGATGCTCCGGGGCAGTGCACCTACACCAGCCCCGAGGGCACTGTGAGCCTGGCCTGCAATGCCACATCCTGCCAGCGGCTCAGCCTTCGCCTCCCTCCTCccgggcagcagcagggctcggGGCCAGCGTACGAGGGGGCCTGGGTGCTGCGCTCCCGCTGTGGCACGCTGCAGGTCAGAGTCCTTGTCACAGCACAGAGCGGGAATGAGGCCACATCACCAGCTGTCCCCACGGTGCCCTAG
- the LOC117000862 gene encoding proline-rich protein 36-like, with the protein MYQHFLFLFFLSFNPHKCQGQILGEDPYEIPKDYQEVYRGTKNDVKEIPKIAKPFVSEMIFVQTSITAIRKGAFRYMPNLIKILFIGNKIKTVEPGAFDNLDKLRDLDISGASLEKLSVGTFQNLPSLQRLELRDSQLRSIPKGLFDGLGSLGELSLHINAIPSLPEGIFDSLVNLTFLDLSRNRITTLPVNAFSKLTQLQVLRLYENELQDLPEGLLDSQLELQELSLQSNRLRALPPMLLRNLPHLEKLLLDNNLLRALPPQGFFGLNKLKLLTLGSNHIVELPCCLFDTMPHLRELDLGRNSLATLPDGIFVNLTSLGKLILSHNHLSALPRGVFTGLSKLLDLQLDTNQLSALDEEVFASLPNLKTLNLRKNQLESVPQGLLNPLKKLSSVYLSGNPWRCDCNLCYLHRWMQGNREKVKLSTQVTCKSPPHLAGQAVTLLRDEHLICPGTLPFNSTPSQRTTFLSRGATAAPTMLLLASFPIRTLPTTLSPVVTSAVLPMEAAFTTPTTPSPTFVTIPPPAVLQKAFSASPSTNNKPKASITTPSTATVLPENSITTPSTTTVLPENSITTPSTTTVLPENSITTPSTTTVLPENSITTPSTTTVLPDNSITTPSTTTVLPENSITTPSTTTVLPDNSITTPSTTTVLPENSITTPSTTTVLPENSITTPSTATVLPENSITTPSTATVLPKVSITTPSTISVPRSFITTPSPTVLPKAFISTSSPAVLPETTITTSSPTVLPKASTATPSSSAEVPKASITTPSPAVSTSAIVRLQSPGAPHPEPVPPALASATTLVPTEPLAATTRQEPPALSVPSERPATIPQGTPITPPVSASSVALQPFPRTAALGTVPLASHSPSHAPAPGREWGYSTMCDLSTAGAQPTPTAPAGTVPLPAPSDSTSPCPASLPLAPSSHRAWGLSLWTSPWQCQVSLALGLAVLALQAACTLLGGVVALLLHQDTRHHPGPPVRLLSLRALAAPRTPEPAVAPP; encoded by the coding sequence ATGTACCAgcacttcctttttcttttcttcctctccttcaaTCCCCATAAATGCCAAGGTCAAATCCTGGGTGAAGATCCGTATGAAATACCCAAAGACTACCAGGAGGTCTACAGAGGGACAAAAAATGATGTCAAAGAGATCCCAAAGATTGCAAAGCCCTTTGTTTCTGAGATGATCTTTGTGCAAACCAGCATCACTGCTATAAGGAAAGGTGCCTTCAGGTACATGCCCAACCTGATCAAGATTTTGTTCATTGGCAACAAGATCAAGACTGTGGAACCTGGAGCCTTTGATAATTTGGACAAGTTGAGGGACTTGGACATCTCTGGTGCCTCATTAGAAAAACTGTCTGTGGGCACTTTCCAAAACCTCCCAAGTctgcagaggctggagctgagagACAGCCAGCTCAGATCCATCCCCAAAGGCCTGTTTGATGGGCTGGGAAGTTTGGGAGAGCTCTCCCTGCACATCAACGCAATCCCTTCTCTTCCAGAAGGCATTTTTGATTCTCTTGTCAATCTAACTTTTTTGGACCTGTCTAGAAACAGGATCACAACTCTTCCTGTGAATGCCTTTAGCAAACTCACCCAGCTGCAAGTCCTCCGGCTGTATGAGAATGAGTTGCAGGACCTCCCAGAGGGACTGCTAGACagtcagctggagctgcaggagctcagcctcCAGAGCAACAGGCTCAGGGCACTGCCACCCATGCTTCTGAGGAACCTGCCTCACCTGGAGAAGCTCCTCTTGGACAACAACCTTCTCAGGGCTCTCCCACCTCAGGGCTTTTTTGGTTTAAACAAACTGAAGTTGCTGACTCTGGGCTCCAACCATATTGTGGAGCTCCCCTGCTGCCTTTTTGACACCATGCCACACTTGCGGGAGCTGGATCTGGGCAGGAACAGTTTGGCCACCCTTCCAGATGGCATCTTTGTCAACCTCACATCCCTTGGCAAACTCATCTTGTCCCACAACCACCTATCAGCCCTGCCAAGAGGAGTCTTCACTGGGCTCAGCAAGCTCTTGGACCTCCAGCTGGACACAAatcagctctctgctctggatGAAGAGGTCTTTGCTTCTCTCCCAAATCTGAAAACCCTCAACCTTCGAAAGAACCAGCTGGAGAGTGTTCCCCAAGGGCTCCTAAACCCTCTGAAGAAGCTCAGCTCAGTGTATCTTAGTGGTAACCCATGGAGATGTGACTGCAACCTCTGCTACCTGCACCGCTGGATGCAGGGCAACAGGGAGAAGGTCAAATTGTCCACCCAAGTCACCTGCAAGAGCCCACCCCACCTGGCAGGGCAAGCAGTAACACTGCTGAGGGATGAACACCTGATTTGCCCCGGAACTCTGCCATTTAACTCCACCCCATCTCAAAGGACAACATTCCTGTCACGtggagccacagcagcaccaacCATGCTGTTGTTGGCATCCTTTCCCATCAGGACACTGCCAACCACTCTTTCACCTGTGGTCACCTCTGCTGTGTTGCCAATGGAGGCTGCCTTCACCACTCCAACCACTCCATCACCAACCTTTGTCACCATCCCacccccagctgtgctgcagaaggcCTTCAGTGCCAGCCCATCAACAAACAACAAGCCCAAGGCCTCCATCACCACACCATCAACAGCCACTGTGCTACCAGAGAACTCCATCACCACACCATCAACAACCACTGTGCTACCAGAGAACTCCATCACCACACCATCAACAACCACTGTGCTACCAGAGAACTCCATCACCACACCATCAACAACCACTGTGCTACCAGAGAACTCCATCACCACACCATCAACAACCACTGTGCTACCAGACAACTCCATCACCACACCATCAACAACCACTGTGCTACCAGAGAACTCCATCACCACACCATCAACAACCACTGTGCTACCAGACAACTCCATCACCACACCATCAACAACCACTGTGCTACCAGAGAACTCCATCACCACACCATCAACAACCACTGTGCTACCAGAGAACTCCATCACCACACCATCAACAGCCACTGTGCTACCAGAGAACTCCATCACCACACCATCAACAGCCACTGTGCTGCCAAAGGTCTCCATCACCACACCATCAACAATCAGTGTGCCCAGGTCCTTCATCACCACACCATCACCAACTGTGCTACCAAAAGCCTTCATCAGCACTTCAtcaccagctgtgctgccagagacCACCATTACAACATCATCACCAACAGTGCTGCCAAAGGCCTCCACTGCCACACCATCATCATCAGCTGAGGTGCCCAAGGCTTCCATCACCACCCCATCACCAGCTGTTTCAACTTCAGCCATCGTAAGGCTGCAGTCTCCTGGGGCCCCCCACCCAGAACCTGTGCCACCCGCTCTAGCTTCTGCCACCACACTGGTGCCAACAGAGCCACTGGCAGCCACCACCAGACAAGAGCCTCCTGCTCTCTCAGTGCCCAGCGAGAGGCCAGCCaccatcccacagggaacacCCATAACCCCTCCTGTCTCAGCTTCCTCCGTGGCTCTCCAGCCATTCCCCAggactgctgctctgggcacagtcCCGCTGGCCTCACATTCACCATCACATGCTCCTGCAccaggcagggaatggggctATTCCACCATGTGTGACTTGTCCACAGCTGGTGCCCAGCCCACCCCCACTGCCCCGGCAGGCACCGTCCCGCTCCCAGCGCCATCAGACAGCACAAGCCCCtgtccagcctccctgcccctggcccCCAGCAGTCATCGTGCCTGGGGCTTGTCCCTGTGGACCAGCccatggcagtgccaggtgTCCCTGGCCTTGGGGCTGGCcgtgctggcactgcaggcagccTGCACACTGCTGGGAGGGGTGGTCGCCCTCCTTCTTCACCAGGACACCCGCCACCACCCCGGACCACCTGTGAGGCTGCTGAGCCTTCGggccctggctgctccaaggACCCCTGAGCCAGCTGTGGCACCACCTTGA